The proteins below come from a single Gimesia alba genomic window:
- a CDS encoding QcrA and Rieske domain-containing protein, producing MRRRKFLKYCTGVLGAIYATVLAVPGLGFLLSTLKRGQKQENTYQLAKLNDLEPGVPQRFSIIDQRVDAWTKYPSGPIGSVWITKAQDGTVTAFSSTCPHLGCVIDYVPGDEEFFCPCHAATFEPDGGTVSGPQLRGMDELKTSLKKVRGEQWVEVEYQKFEPGIAEKKALG from the coding sequence ATGCGACGTCGAAAATTCCTCAAATATTGCACTGGTGTTTTAGGTGCCATCTATGCCACAGTTCTGGCGGTGCCTGGATTAGGCTTTCTACTTTCGACGCTGAAGCGCGGTCAAAAACAAGAAAATACGTATCAACTTGCCAAACTGAACGACCTGGAGCCGGGCGTTCCTCAACGATTCTCCATCATCGATCAGCGCGTCGATGCCTGGACCAAATATCCGTCTGGTCCGATCGGTTCAGTCTGGATCACCAAAGCCCAGGACGGAACGGTGACGGCGTTCTCATCCACTTGTCCGCATCTGGGCTGTGTGATTGATTATGTTCCTGGCGACGAAGAGTTTTTCTGTCCTTGCCATGCAGCCACCTTCGAGCCAGACGGTGGTACGGTTAGTGGCCCTCAGCTCCGCGGAATGGATGAACTGAAAACATCGCTGAAAAAAGTACGGGGCGAGCAGTGGGTTGAAGTCGAATACCAAAAATTTGAACCGGGCATTGCAGAAAAAAAAGCCTTAGGCTGA
- a CDS encoding HEAT repeat domain-containing protein, producing MCAFIYALNDADERVRAKAADEIGDQLRKNSCCCSPELTAALTCALGDCDKKVVREATQALELCGYEVVEGCCDKPCCHTGCAPAGCSPSAAPAAPAPTSDPKAYFPSRMQDRKQSRRLSGNSLSNLFGLID from the coding sequence ATGTGTGCTTTCATCTACGCTCTGAACGACGCTGACGAACGTGTTCGTGCTAAAGCTGCTGATGAAATCGGCGACCAGCTTCGCAAGAATAGCTGCTGCTGCTCACCTGAGCTGACAGCTGCTCTGACTTGTGCTCTGGGCGACTGTGACAAGAAAGTTGTTCGTGAAGCAACTCAAGCTCTGGAACTCTGCGGATACGAAGTCGTTGAAGGTTGCTGTGACAAACCTTGCTGCCACACTGGATGTGCTCCTGCTGGATGCTCACCCTCAGCAGCTCCTGCAGCTCCTGCTCCAACTTCAGATCCTAAAGCTTACTTCCCCAGCCGTATGCAAGACCGTAAACAGTCTCGCCGTCTGAGCGGAAACAGCCTGTCAAACCTGTTCGGCCTGATTGACTAG